A single Verrucomicrobiia bacterium DNA region contains:
- a CDS encoding RsmB/NOP family class I SAM-dependent RNA methyltransferase, with protein RLKRGGFPVSVSPISSMGLVFKERAAVFNLEEFTEGLFEVQDAGSQKVCEAVGARPGDAVWDVCAGSGGKSLSLAAMMQNKGRIVATDIRKHKLDDLKKRASRAGVYNIFPADLDRMDEMKLAKKGFDKILVDAPCSGTGTLKRNPDAKWKLSPEEFGKYQEDQLKIIKNSLRYLKKGGRLYYVTCSIEEVENEGVMDRLMKEEAGLVPVVDIEFGEASGPWRRLWPAHENDGFFLGVVEKI; from the coding sequence CGCGGCTGAAAAGAGGCGGGTTTCCGGTCTCAGTTTCGCCGATCTCTTCCATGGGCCTTGTCTTCAAGGAGCGGGCCGCGGTTTTCAATCTGGAGGAATTTACGGAAGGGCTTTTCGAAGTCCAGGACGCGGGAAGCCAGAAAGTCTGCGAGGCGGTCGGCGCGCGGCCGGGCGATGCCGTCTGGGACGTGTGCGCGGGGAGCGGGGGTAAAAGTCTTTCGCTGGCGGCCATGATGCAGAACAAAGGACGCATCGTGGCGACCGACATCCGCAAACACAAGCTGGACGACCTTAAAAAGCGGGCAAGCCGCGCCGGCGTTTACAATATTTTCCCCGCGGACCTCGACCGCATGGACGAAATGAAGCTCGCCAAAAAAGGTTTTGATAAAATACTCGTGGATGCGCCGTGTTCCGGTACCGGCACGCTGAAGCGGAATCCGGACGCGAAATGGAAGCTCAGCCCCGAAGAATTCGGCAAGTACCAGGAAGACCAGCTCAAGATCATCAAGAATTCGCTTCGCTACCTGAAAAAAGGCGGCCGGCTGTATTATGTGACCTGCTCCATCGAAGAAGTGGAAAACGAAGGCGTGATGGACAGGCTGATGAAGGAAGAGGCTGGACTTGTTCCCGTCGTGGACATCGAATTCGGCGAGGCTTCGGGGCCGTGGCGCAGGCTATGGCCCGCCCATGAAAACGATGGATTTTTTCTGGGTGTTGTCGAAAAAATATAA
- a CDS encoding glycerophosphodiester phosphodiesterase family protein, translating into MNSRSPLVIGHRGASAHLPENTLPSFKMAFEKFKAGMIEFDVHLSRDGIPVVIHDETLERTTNGKGLVRDYTLNELKKLDAGHGFDPGTMGRWPQRGKGILIPALEEVFEAFPDKELAVEIKATGPDVVAAVAALVRKYGREQKTIVGSLEHATYLQILRTDIGTRVFSSRKKAYQLLAEYFCNRSRPRKEPLLVASLPVESKFFDLKKPAWIDWLHKKQATVYYWTVNVPALALKLAASGADGIMSDDPDMLQKALSASSL; encoded by the coding sequence ATGAATTCCCGTTCCCCTTTGGTCATCGGACACCGCGGCGCCTCCGCGCACCTTCCCGAAAACACCCTGCCGTCTTTCAAAATGGCTTTCGAAAAATTCAAAGCCGGCATGATCGAATTCGACGTGCATTTGTCGCGCGACGGCATCCCTGTCGTCATCCATGACGAAACGCTGGAACGGACTACGAACGGGAAGGGCCTGGTGCGAGATTATACACTGAATGAGCTGAAAAAACTCGATGCGGGTCATGGGTTTGATCCGGGTACCATGGGAAGGTGGCCGCAGCGCGGAAAGGGCATCCTGATCCCGGCTTTGGAAGAAGTGTTCGAGGCGTTTCCGGACAAAGAGCTGGCCGTGGAAATCAAAGCCACCGGTCCTGACGTAGTGGCCGCGGTGGCGGCCCTTGTCCGCAAATACGGCCGCGAGCAAAAAACCATTGTGGGATCGCTGGAGCATGCGACGTACCTGCAAATCCTCCGCACGGACATCGGAACCCGCGTTTTTTCGTCCCGCAAAAAGGCCTATCAGCTTCTCGCCGAATACTTCTGCAACCGCAGCAGGCCCCGCAAAGAGCCCCTGCTTGTCGCGTCGCTTCCCGTGGAGTCGAAATTCTTCGATCTCAAAAAACCGGCCTGGATCGACTGGCTGCACAAAAAGCAGGCCACGGTTTATTACTGGACGGTGAATGTGCCGGCGCTGGCACTGAAATTGGCGGCCTCGGGCGCGGACGGCATCATGTCCGACGATCCGGACATGCTTCAAAAAGCCTTGAGCGCCTCCTCCCTTTAA
- a CDS encoding RNA methyltransferase yields the protein MPVSIVLVEPENPDNIGAVARAMMNMDLADLRLVKPPAKWKEKAKKMAVHAFPLLAHAKVFDSLKEALADAHFVLGTTRRQGNRRRAFLEFDDAMGRCRRVAKKRNASVVFGKESKGLSNSDLDLCDWFTTIPTGKEYPSINLAQAAMIACFSLFTGKFKVEGYDAVTKVSKEEFESIMEYFNRAVQALEYKPDIAVRIDRTFRALIKRSGLLKSEGQMFKGFSRRILERTTPKYAGRNPDKKGTLLQFQK from the coding sequence ATGCCCGTTTCGATCGTCCTCGTCGAACCCGAAAACCCGGATAATATCGGCGCCGTGGCGCGTGCCATGATGAACATGGATCTCGCCGACCTCAGGCTGGTGAAGCCGCCCGCAAAGTGGAAGGAAAAGGCCAAGAAGATGGCCGTCCATGCTTTTCCCCTGCTGGCCCACGCCAAGGTCTTCGATTCCCTCAAAGAAGCTTTGGCGGATGCGCATTTCGTGCTTGGGACGACGCGAAGGCAGGGAAACCGGCGCCGCGCTTTTCTCGAATTCGACGATGCGATGGGGCGCTGCCGGCGTGTGGCCAAAAAGCGGAATGCCTCGGTTGTCTTCGGCAAAGAATCAAAAGGGCTTTCGAATTCGGATCTTGATTTGTGCGACTGGTTCACGACGATCCCGACGGGAAAAGAATACCCTTCGATCAATCTGGCCCAGGCCGCCATGATCGCCTGTTTTTCGCTTTTCACCGGGAAATTCAAGGTCGAAGGCTACGACGCGGTCACCAAAGTCTCGAAAGAGGAGTTCGAATCCATCATGGAATATTTCAACCGCGCGGTGCAGGCCCTGGAGTACAAGCCCGACATCGCGGTCCGCATCGACCGCACGTTCCGCGCGCTCATCAAGCGTTCCGGGCTTCTCAAAAGCGAAGGGCAGATGTTCAAAGGGTTTTCGCGGCGTATCCTGGAGCGCACCACGCCCAAGTACGCCGGCAGGAACCCGGACAAAAAAGGAACGCTATTGCAATTTCAGAAATGA
- the pyrE gene encoding orotate phosphoribosyltransferase, which produces MEDKKLRDDLLQLVKEKALIKGERTLASGKKSSFYIDGKQVTLDPQGIFLTAKLIHNLIQGNKADAIGGPTLGADPIVAAVSLLSSQSGHPIKALIVRKEAKDHGTQKMIEGPALKEGDRVVMVEDVITTGGSVLKAIQEIEKLKAKVVRVVCLVDRDEGADKTLAPYNYTPIFFLSDIGVKKE; this is translated from the coding sequence ATGGAAGACAAAAAGCTTAGAGACGACTTACTGCAGCTCGTCAAGGAAAAGGCCCTGATCAAAGGGGAAAGGACCCTTGCGTCCGGGAAAAAGTCGAGCTTTTACATCGATGGAAAGCAAGTTACGCTGGATCCGCAAGGCATTTTCCTCACGGCCAAGCTCATCCACAACCTGATCCAGGGAAACAAGGCCGACGCGATCGGCGGACCGACGCTGGGCGCCGACCCTATCGTTGCCGCGGTTTCCCTGCTGAGCTCCCAATCGGGGCATCCCATCAAGGCCTTAATTGTGAGGAAAGAGGCGAAAGATCACGGCACCCAGAAAATGATCGAAGGGCCGGCTTTGAAAGAAGGGGACAGGGTTGTGATGGTCGAGGATGTGATCACGACCGGAGGCTCGGTCCTGAAAGCCATCCAGGAAATCGAGAAGCTCAAGGCCAAAGTCGTCCGGGTCGTTTGCCTGGTGGATCGCGACGAAGGCGCGGATAAGACCTTGGCTCCCTATAATTACACGCCCATCTTTTTTCTTTCGGACATCGGTGTTAAAAAAGAGTAA
- a CDS encoding helix-turn-helix domain-containing protein, giving the protein MEEKQSDQVRKQRTQIMTPKEAAKYLGFHLVTIYRLLKKQEIPATKIGGQWRFKKDVLDAWLMNRMNRQ; this is encoded by the coding sequence ATGGAAGAAAAACAATCCGACCAAGTTCGCAAGCAGCGGACTCAAATTATGACACCGAAGGAAGCCGCTAAATATCTCGGCTTTCATCTGGTGACGATCTATCGCCTGCTGAAAAAGCAGGAGATTCCGGCGACCAAGATCGGCGGGCAGTGGCGTTTTAAGAAAGACGTCCTCGATGCCTGGCTGATGAACCGGATGAATCGTCAGTAA
- a CDS encoding DegT/DnrJ/EryC1/StrS family aminotransferase — protein MRDVMPKKIMQVPLLDLKQQYQAIQDEILSRLDVLFKSQQFILGQEVEACEKLVADYCGVPFGCGVSSGTDALLMALMSEGIGPGDEVLTTPYSFFATSGCIARVGAKAVFTDIDPVTFNMDVSGIEKKISRKTKAIMPVHLYGQCADMAAIMQAAKKHGLAVIEDAAQAIGAGHGGIRAGAWGDYGCFSFFPSKNLGCFGDGGMVVCRDAEKQARLKALRNHGSEKKYYHGLVGGNFRLDAVQAAVVSIKLKHLDGWTAKRQANAGTYQKLFENTGLVRSKKVVLPVQVHDRHVYNQYVIRAQRRDELMEHLKKRGVGCEVYYPLSLHLQECFKFWGYKAGDFPESEKASRETLALPIYPELAREQQEYVVAQIAEFFGE, from the coding sequence GTGCGGGACGTAATGCCCAAAAAAATCATGCAAGTGCCTCTGCTCGACCTCAAACAGCAGTATCAGGCAATTCAGGATGAGATCCTGTCCCGGCTCGACGTCCTGTTCAAAAGCCAGCAATTCATTCTCGGCCAGGAAGTCGAAGCCTGCGAAAAGCTTGTCGCGGATTATTGCGGCGTCCCTTTTGGCTGCGGCGTTTCGTCGGGAACCGACGCCCTCCTGATGGCGCTCATGAGCGAAGGCATCGGCCCGGGCGACGAGGTCCTCACCACGCCCTATTCTTTTTTTGCGACGAGCGGCTGCATCGCGCGCGTCGGCGCCAAAGCTGTCTTCACGGACATTGATCCCGTCACGTTCAACATGGACGTTTCCGGAATCGAAAAGAAGATTTCCCGCAAGACCAAGGCCATCATGCCCGTCCACTTATACGGACAATGCGCGGACATGGCCGCGATCATGCAGGCGGCGAAGAAGCACGGGCTTGCCGTCATCGAAGACGCGGCCCAGGCCATCGGGGCCGGGCACGGCGGCATCCGGGCCGGCGCCTGGGGAGATTACGGCTGCTTTTCTTTTTTTCCGTCAAAAAACCTGGGATGCTTCGGAGACGGCGGCATGGTGGTTTGCCGTGACGCGGAAAAACAGGCGCGCCTTAAGGCGCTCCGCAACCATGGGTCGGAAAAAAAATATTATCATGGCCTTGTCGGCGGCAATTTCCGGTTGGACGCGGTGCAAGCCGCGGTTGTCAGCATCAAGCTGAAGCATTTGGACGGCTGGACCGCAAAAAGGCAGGCCAATGCTGGGACCTATCAGAAGCTGTTCGAAAATACCGGCCTCGTCCGCAGCAAGAAGGTGGTTCTTCCGGTTCAGGTTCATGACCGGCATGTTTATAATCAATACGTCATCCGGGCGCAGCGCAGGGACGAGCTCATGGAGCATCTCAAGAAAAGGGGCGTCGGTTGCGAGGTTTATTATCCTCTTTCTTTGCACCTGCAGGAATGTTTCAAGTTTTGGGGCTATAAGGCAGGGGATTTCCCCGAAAGCGAAAAGGCGAGCCGCGAAACCCTGGCCCTGCCGATTTATCCGGAATTGGCGCGCGAGCAGCAGGAATATGTGGTGGCGCAGATCGCGGAGTTTTTTGGCGAGTAA
- a CDS encoding helix-turn-helix domain-containing protein, whose amino-acid sequence MTPKEAAKYLGFHLVTIYRLLKKREIPATKIGGQWRFKKDVLDAWLMNRMK is encoded by the coding sequence ATGACTCCCAAAGAAGCCGCGAAGTACCTTGGCTTTCACCTCGTCACGATTTACCGTCTTCTGAAAAAGCGTGAAATTCCCGCAACGAAAATCGGCGGGCAGTGGCGCTTTAAAAAAGACGTTCTGGACGCTTGGTTGATGAATCGCATGAAGTAA
- a CDS encoding UpxY family transcription antiterminator has translation MRASLTEILESAPTQREDLRWFVPQWYALYTRSRHEKIAAEQLAKKNIQTFLPLRTITRRWSDRKKIIQQPLFAGYLFVHTALDRRWNVLNSQGVVRFVGPSPGNPIAVPERDITAIQRFVKEEIDIDPFPYLKEGTKVYVRAGPFKGTEGFIVRKDGRCRLILSLEVLMQSVSIEIDQACVEPV, from the coding sequence ATGCGAGCATCCCTCACCGAAATACTGGAATCCGCTCCGACCCAGAGGGAAGACCTCCGATGGTTTGTCCCGCAATGGTATGCTCTGTACACGCGCAGCCGGCACGAAAAAATTGCCGCTGAGCAGCTCGCCAAGAAAAACATCCAGACCTTTTTGCCGCTGCGCACCATCACGCGCCGCTGGTCCGACCGGAAGAAAATTATTCAGCAACCCCTTTTCGCGGGATATCTTTTCGTCCATACCGCGCTGGACAGGCGCTGGAACGTCCTCAATTCCCAGGGCGTCGTCAGGTTCGTGGGGCCTTCCCCGGGGAATCCCATTGCCGTCCCGGAACGGGACATCACGGCCATTCAACGCTTCGTCAAAGAAGAAATCGACATCGATCCTTTTCCCTATTTAAAAGAGGGAACCAAGGTGTACGTACGCGCCGGCCCCTTCAAAGGGACCGAAGGCTTTATCGTTCGTAAGGACGGCCGCTGCCGCCTGATCCTTTCTTTGGAAGTTTTGATGCAGTCGGTTTCCATCGAAATCGATCAGGCGTGCGTCGAGCCTGTCTGA